From the genome of Halomonas sp. LR3S48:
GACGGTCGAGCATGCGCGCGCCGGTACTCGCACCACCCACCGGCTCCAGCACGAAGGCGATGATCGTCTCTGGACCGGCGGCCTTGATGGCGGCGCGGGTGTCGCCCAGCACGCGCTCGACGTGACGGACATCGTCGGCGTCGGAGTGGCGATAGAAGTCGGGACCCGGCACCTTCAGCGAGCCCAGGGTAATGTCGGCGAAAGGCGCTTCCAGGGGGTGGTAGCCGGTGACGCCCAGCGCACCCAGCGTGCTGCCATGGTAAGAGGGGCGCAGCGAGACGAAACGCTGGCGCTGGGGCTCGCCCTTGGCGACGAAGAACTGGCGCGCCAGCTTGAGCGCCGACTCCACCGCCTCCGAGCCGCTGGAGACGAAGAACACTTTCTCCAGTTCACCATCGGTGAGCTCGACCAGTGCCTGGCCCAGGGCCACCGCGGGGGCATTCTCGAATTGGGTACGGTAGGTGAAGGCGACGCGATCGAGCTGGATGAGCATGGCCTGGCGAATATCCTCGCGACCGTGACCGAGATTGCAGGCAATGGCTCCTGAGCAGCCGTCGAGGTACTGCTTGCCGGTTTCGTCCCACAGGTAGATGCCCTTGGCGTGGCTGACTTCGGGCAGGGCGGGGCCGGCCTGATAGAAGAGCGGAGATGAGCTCATGTAATCGTCCGGTTGTCGTTATGGTTTAGTGAACGGTTGTCAGCAGTCTAAGTAGCGAATGGCAAGTATTTCAATATATGATCTTTTTAACGAATTTGATGAGTTTTGCTCATGGCAGATGTCAACATCCACTCGCTCAAGGCGCTGGCGGTCTTCAAGACACTATTCGAGGCCGGCACCGCTTCCCAGGCGGCGCGTACCCTGGGCATCACCCAGTCTGGCGTGAGCCGCTCGCTAGCACAGCTTGAGGAGAATCTGGGTATTCAGCTATTCCTGCGCGAGAAGAACCGCCTGGTAGCCACGCCCGAGGCGCGTGAACTCTACGACGAGATCCTGCGCCTGATGGGAAATATCGAAGAGCTGCGCCACAGTGTGCTAGCGCTCAAGGAGTTTGGCACCTCGCGGTTACGCATCGCCGCGGTGTCCGGGCTGTCGTTCGGCTTCGTGCCTCGCCTAGTGGCGGCGCTGTTGGAGGAGAACCGGCAGTTCAGCGTCAGTCTCGACATGATGTCGAGTCATGAGGTACAGCTGGCAGTGGAGTCGAGCCACGCCGATATCGGTTTCGTCACCCTGCCCATTACCTCGCGCGTCCTGAGGGTAGAGCCCTGGTTTACCACCGAGGCGGTGTGCCTGGTGCCGCAGGAGCACCCCTTGGCGGCACAGGAGCGGATCGACGTGCAGGATCTGCGCGACCAGCATCTGGTGATCAGCAACCAGCCCAGTATCAGCACCAATCCCCTGCTGGAACTGACCGCTCGGCACCGGGTGCAGATCGCCGGCAAGACGGAAGCCAATATCGGCACCATCACGGCGCTGGTGGCCAGCCACGTCGGCATCACGGTAATGAACCCGATCACCGCCCAGGACCAGCTCGCTCCGCGCGATGGCGTGGTGATGCGGCCCTTCACGCCGGCCATGACGTTCAGCTTCGGGCTGGTCTATCGCAACGACTGGAAGCAGGCGAAGGTGCTCGATTTCCTGCGCGGGAGGGGCAGGGCGCAGCTGGCAGGCTATCCCTGCGTGGCGCTGGACGAGTTCTTGAGCGAGTGACGAGCTACAGTCGGCTCGACAGCAGCTCACCCAACTCGTCATCGGTAAGCTCCAGCGGGTTGGTTTTCATGCTGCCGCCCCGGGCTCCGGCGACAACACGTCCTATGTCATCCTGGTTCATGCCGTAGGCGCCCAGCCTCGGTATGTCGAGTCGCTGGGTCCAGTCGCGCAGCGTCGCCAGCAAGGCATTGCAAGCGTCGTCGCCGTTCCGTTCGCTCGCGCCTGTGATCAAGCGACCGACCTCGGCGTACTTGGCCAGGGCCGCACCGCTCGGGTCGCGCGCTCGCAGCGCAGCGATGTTGGTGGCTGTGGCTTCGGCCAGCAGGGTGCCGCACACCGTGCCGTGGGGAATCGGGAAGAAGGCACCCAGCGGTGAGGCGAGGCCGTGTACCGAGCCCAGGCCGGCCTGGGCCAGGGTAATTCCCGACATCAACGAGGCGTAGGCGATCTGGCCATAACCGTGGCCCGCCTCGGGATGGTCCCTCTCCCAGGCTGGCCAGAAGCCACGACAGAACGCCTGCATGCCGGACCAGGCCAGGGCATCGGTGGCTGGGTTTGCATTGAGCGAGACGTAGGATTCCAGCAGTTGGGTGAAGGCGTCCATACCGTTGGCGGCGATCTGCGCCTTGGGGCAGCCTGCCAGCAGTTCGGGATCGACCAGCGCCACGGCGGCGACCAGCCGCTCGTCGCGAAACGATTTCTTGAAGCCCTCCGTGCCCTGCATGCTGAGCACGGCATTCTTGGTCGCTTCGCTGCCAGTGCCGGCGGTGGTTGGCACGGCGATCAACGGCACCGCCGGGCCGGAATAGGGAAGGCCGCGACCCACGCCCTCGAGATGGTCCATCACCGAATTGCCGGGACGCAGCAGGCCGGCGACGGCCTTGGCGGCATCCAGCACGCTGCCGCCGCCGATGGCGACCACCACGTCGATATCGTTCTGCCGATGCTCGCCTACGATGGCATCCACCCGCTGCGGCGAGGGTTCGCCCTCGATGGTGACGTGCAGCCAGGTCGCACCCTGCGCTTCGAGGGCCGTGATCAGTTCGCTCCAGCGCGGCGATTCGACGAAGGAGCGCCTGCCGGT
Proteins encoded in this window:
- a CDS encoding LysR family transcriptional regulator; translation: MADVNIHSLKALAVFKTLFEAGTASQAARTLGITQSGVSRSLAQLEENLGIQLFLREKNRLVATPEARELYDEILRLMGNIEELRHSVLALKEFGTSRLRIAAVSGLSFGFVPRLVAALLEENRQFSVSLDMMSSHEVQLAVESSHADIGFVTLPITSRVLRVEPWFTTEAVCLVPQEHPLAAQERIDVQDLRDQHLVISNQPSISTNPLLELTARHRVQIAGKTEANIGTITALVASHVGITVMNPITAQDQLAPRDGVVMRPFTPAMTFSFGLVYRNDWKQAKVLDFLRGRGRAQLAGYPCVALDEFLSE
- a CDS encoding iron-containing alcohol dehydrogenase, yielding MPASFPERIDAFRIARLPDIRFGDGSIALLPTLIADYGERALIVTGRRSFVESPRWSELITALEAQGATWLHVTIEGEPSPQRVDAIVGEHRQNDIDVVVAIGGGSVLDAAKAVAGLLRPGNSVMDHLEGVGRGLPYSGPAVPLIAVPTTAGTGSEATKNAVLSMQGTEGFKKSFRDERLVAAVALVDPELLAGCPKAQIAANGMDAFTQLLESYVSLNANPATDALAWSGMQAFCRGFWPAWERDHPEAGHGYGQIAYASLMSGITLAQAGLGSVHGLASPLGAFFPIPHGTVCGTLLAEATATNIAALRARDPSGAALAKYAEVGRLITGASERNGDDACNALLATLRDWTQRLDIPRLGAYGMNQDDIGRVVAGARGGSMKTNPLELTDDELGELLSSRL